The Nerophis ophidion isolate RoL-2023_Sa linkage group LG05, RoL_Noph_v1.0, whole genome shotgun sequence genomic interval tctttaaatctttttgaaaatgttctatttataaatgtattttcacATCCTTTTGAATTTAGTTACTTATGCATTATGCAATGTGTCAAGTTTTTTATTCCTAAAATGTTATTAATTTCTTGTTTTCCTTCCTCATAGGCCACTTCCGCACATATATCCAACTTAAAAATTGCTGTTTTGTCGCAGAAAGTGTGTAAActttttgtatgaaaacaaaTACAGTATGTTAAGTGTGAACGAATAATTGCTGAGACATGGAGAAGGGTTATAAGATCTACAGCATCTAATTGTTACTctccttttcagacattttgAATTGGCATGTCTAAAACAAACCATGGTTTTAATTTATGTTGAAAATCTATACAATTACAATGTGGTACATTGCGTATTTTCAACTTGTCGgtaaaagagtaggaagaagcagagcttaaacCATGCCCGTTGTTCACCAGTAGTGCTGTATGCAGGCAGACTTTTAAGCATGTCCTGTTAAgctcataaaaaaaacaaaaaaaacaagacgtcttaaacacaaatgttttttattgcattCATTTTAATTTGAACCGTggtgaaaatgttttttgcaagacagacagacagactttTCCAGGCAATCACTCGGACCCAAACTCCTCTTGAGTCTTCATGGATTTAAACGGTCGTTGGTCCTTCTGAACTTGAAGCTTGAAATACACAACAATACACTTTGTCATAAAAGTGAAATTGGCCATCAACTATTTTAATTACAAGATCTAAGCCCCCATAACCTTTATTTTAACAAGTATGCACAACCATCGGTTAAACGTTTTTATCGTGATGACTAGAATATTTTCACtgctaacaattttttttttttttttaaagttctgTTTAACTTTAAGATACGTTTCACATCATAATAATGCAGCCAATTATGCTTGATTGTTGTTAAAATCAATACTAACTTTGTTATGAATACAAAGCTAGGTGTGGGCGCATCGATGTAAACAATAGTGTTAAGACCAAGGATAGTATCAGCAACGGATTAATGACATTTACATTTTTAGTTCCATGtctattttcaaaaatatattgtttgtGCTCCATTGTGGATATTAcatttattgtttacaaactcagggaataaGTTCTTACTTTACAGACACAATGTCAAATGATTAGAACTAcaacttttagcaaaaaaaataatactggaTAATACACATCTTGTTTGAATAAAGTGCAATCCACACTTTAGGTTGAAATAACAACAGAACCTtttttctgctctcattttcaacATTCAAGACATTTTCAATAAAAGTATAGTAACCAACAGATTTATCTGCAAAAATAAGATATTattaactaaattaaagtgcaaccATTATTTCTCCAGGTTTACCTGAGGAATGAGGTCCAACCAAATCTTTTCAGGTTAAATGAACGGTGGTTTGACCTGCCACTACTCTCATTTTAATAAACATGGAACATCATAGAAATGACACAAAACAAGTTTAAGCGACAGATGGGCCAAATGACTGACGGTGTGATGAACAAAATTGGAAACGTAGGTGAAGTGTGACTAAAGTTTTAGTCATAAATAACTTTTAAACTTTTTCCAATAAGATTAGTACGTAAGTTTATTACACTGTTTTTAACCTTCTGTCTCAACTTGGTCCATCGGCAAACTTGCTCCGCTGTCACTTCCGTTTTCTACGTCGCATCCTTTATGGTTTAAACTGAAGTTGTGACTGTGTGATATGTTGTGGCTTTTGAAAtcgtgctgtagctgaaagttgttgtgttgtaatTCATTCTATTGTCTGGTGGCGTTTGCATTTCTTTCTTGACCACCTTGGGTATCTGACATTTTTGGTTTTGATGACCCCTCACGTAGGCAGACAGATTTTTGATTAAATGTGCAaaacttcatataaagtctgccGTTCTTAAATCCAATGGTTTAATTTTGTAGTATcgataaaatgtatatattgcctTTTAAAACGATGTTGGATCGACACTTCTCTTCTGGAAGGCCAACTTGCAGAGACTGATACATTTTAAATTTAGGATAGTAAAACGATATATCGATCAATTGTTACACCCATGAATAGAATGAGTGGAATAAAATAGTTGATAAGTTAACCCACTGTGCTCAAACCACACATTAACTTTGAAAGCCATAATCAAAATAATTATGATATAAAACAAAGTGCCTCCAATAAGGGCTGAaagtgaggtgggcggggtttggtggtagcgggggtgtatattgtaatgtcccggaagagttagtgctgaaagggattctgggtatctgttctgttgtgttgtgttgcggtgcggatgttctcccgaaatgtgtttgtcattcttgtttggtgtggtctcacagtgtggcgcatatttgtaacagtgttacaactgtgcatatttgtaacacatTCAGtatctgaatgtgtgtgtgaatgggcaaatgtgggaatactgtcaaagcactttgggctccttaaaaaggggtagaaaagcgctatacaagtacaacccatttcccatttgtttataccagtggttctcaaccttttttcagtgatgtaccccctgtgattttttttttaattcaggtaccccctaatcagagcaaagcatctttggttgaaaaaaagagataaagaagtaaaatacagcactatgtcatcagtttctgattcattcaattgtataacagtgcaaaatattgctcatttgtagtggtctttcttgaactattaggaaaaaaagatataaaaaataactaaaaacttgttgaaaaataaacaagtgattcaattctaaaaaaagatttctacacatagaagtaatcatcaacttaaagtgccctctttggggattgtaatagagatccatctggattcatgaacttcattctaaacatttcttcacaaaaaataaatctttaaaatcaatatttatgttacatgtccacaaaaaatctagctgtcaacactgaatattgtatttcttttcacagtttatgaacttaaattcatattttgttgaagtattattcaatatttatatttataaaggatttctgaattttAGCTATTctaagaatatttaaaaaaaatctcacatacccattgccataccttcaaatacccccaggggtacatgtacccccatttgagaaccactggtttatacaaccaccctcagtgtgacctgtatggctgttgaccaagtatgcgtgacattcactggtgtgtgtgtgaaaagccgttgatattatgtgactgggcccgcacccaaaggcagtgcctttaaggtttattggcgctctgttcttctccctacatccgtgtacacagcggcgttttaaaaagtcataaatttgacttttttttaaacagataCCGTTAATTTCCgttattaaattttaaagcatttatcggccgataatatcggcctgcctGACATCTCTAGTCATGATGATGTGTTTACCTTAGACCCTTCAAGAATGTGTGGCTCTTTCTGCAGTGCGTTGTTCAGCTCTTCCTCTGAGCTGAATCCCACCCGGCAGAAGCGTTTGTGAAAACCTGTGTCTCTGTCCTGTCACAACACATGAACATTTAAaagcaacaacaacagaacagtgCATTGTAAACGACATCCCTTTGACAACTTACAAAAGGCAGTGCACAGTTCTTGATATGTCCAAATTGCCCAAAGTACTCCTTTACCTCCTCTGAAAGACAGGTCAACTCATACTTTCAGTACAAATAGTTAACATTGGTCATGCGCGACAAAATGGCACATTTTGAGGAAACAATGAAAAAAATTGAACGAAATATTGTGGATTATGACTCAAGAGCGGCAATTTTTGACTAagagacattaaaggcctactgaaacccactactaccgaccacgcagtctgatagtttatatatcaatgatgaaatattaacattgcaacacatgccaatacggcctctttagtttactaaattgcaattttgaatttcgcgcaaagtatccgtttgaaaacgtcggtataatgacgcgtgcgtgtgacgtctcggattgtggcggatatttttttccagcccgatcccagctataagtagtctgctttaatcgcataattacacagtactatggacatctgtgttgctgaatcttttgcattgtgttcaattaataatggagaagtcaaaatagaaagatgtaggtgggaagcgatgtattgcagctgcctttagcaacacaaacacagccggtgtttccttgtttacattcccgaaggtgaagctttactatggaacagagcggtcaaggaaaacatggttcccgaccacatgtcaaccggcaggtttcggtgagaaaacggtggtaataagtcggctcttaccgtagacatgagcggagcttgcgtcgttcctcgtgtaaaaagaggcagctctgtctcctccgtggcttccctcagagacactggcagtcaccacacccgtggccacacccctccgactttcaggtacgaaaGTATAATCTCACgataacactagtaacacaatatgcagataagggattttccagaattatcctggtaaatgtgtctaatacagtggttcttaaccagggtttgatcgaaccctaggggttcggtgagtcgccctcaggggttcggcggagcctccgccgcgtAGGTCAAGatactcatcgtgtaaataaaacttctccctattggtgTATTATGGACactcccaaacaatgttccctctaattttccatctgatttgcaggtgtgtagtttgttgtgagttcatgcactgtgttggttttgttctttgaacaaggtgatgtgcatgcacggttcattttgtgtaccattaaaaaaaaaactataactttgtcttgaatttgataaacatttttatttttcactaaagaaggttttggtgaatgcgcatgtgAAACTGGTGggattcggtacctccaacaaggttaagaaccactggcctgATAAAAACTGAATCGCTCCtgctgccctgtctttttttttctttgtttcttctagtccttcactctcactttagctttctcatccacaaatctttcattctcgctcaaattaatagggaaatcgtcgctttctcggtccgaatcactctcgctgctggtggccatgattgtaaacaatgtgaggagctccacaacccgtgacgtcacgcacacaacgtctgctaattccggtacaggcaaggcttctttattagcgaccaaaggttgcgaactttatcgtcgatgttctctactaaatactttcagcaaaaatatggcaatatcgcgaaatgatcacgtatgacaaatagattggacctgctatccccgtttgaataagaatcatttcagtaggcctttaaagtgacaCAGCGAGCTTAGCACGTTAGCTCGCAGCCGCGACTCTCTACAGCCACACAATGAACAATGTGTATTCACATGTCTTGCTACTGACACAAAAAATAACTCttttaaaacgaaaaaaaatCAACTCACTGCTAGTAACTGTCCATGGTAATTTTGATACAAACAGTTGGTACACTTTCTTGGATGGCGCCgccatgttttactttttttgacCTCTGAGGTAACTTCCTCCTTTTGGAGGTTTCAtaggcttcttcttcttcttcttcttcttttgtttttatggcggttggcaatcaaccttctggtgtgcattaccgccacctactgtaatggagtgtggaccgaggtggatccctactctatattcttttatttaacccagtgttttttaaatatgtgtatattgttttatatcctatgttttctgaattcaatcctaatatacctcccacttctaacctaatattttcttttgctaacttattttccagtatttctctttctctattatatttcctacattgtattaagacatggtcaacatttactatctggtggcaaaaatcacacagccctgtagtatgtttgcctatatatgtatgtcctaatctcattctagtaataatgtcttcttctttcctatttctatcccctcctctcattacacctactctcctctggactttgtaaaactctctaccttttgtttccttattccaattatcctgccactttttattgtgttctatcttaattatgctcttcacttcttctttactgtgcttaatctccatgtttacttctgttttagtggttgcttgttttgcgtatctatcagctaactcatttccctcaactcctacatgagcaggaacccagagaaatgttaccacacctcccgctttatttatcctgtagattgcctgaactatttcataaactatatctagtcttgtgtctgatgctatgttttttatgctcgtcaatgcactgctggagtccgagcacacgactactttccttgctttgttttcctctatccagttaactgccatataaattgctaccaattcccccgtaaaaacagatagtttatcactaattcttttatttaacactatatttctctgtgggataactgcagcagctcctactttactatttatagtttttgatgcatctgtgtatatcatgatgttgtcaaaaaacatttcctcaatccattgttccatttggtaactatttaaatgtctattcttcagtaattgcatgtttacctttgggttttcatacatccacggtggtattgcaggaattggtactgtagggctaactttaatattgtcaatttgtgctttgatacatatatctcctattatccacccaaaactattcatttttttcttccctttttcctggcagtttattagcacttgacgggttgaatgtccttgcttggatccttttaagtttgcccaataaacttctgagagttgatctctcctcatgtccaaaggtttttcattcatttctacttgtaatgctgccactggagtagatttactagctccacaacataatcttaacgcctgcgactggatccggtttATTTTcccaagtagagtttttgaagcagattgataaataatgcatccgtagtcgataacagatggaattaaagtgctatatattgttttcaatgtcaacctatcagccccccaatctttacccctcaaagccctcattatatttaacacctttttacttttctccactatttcGCTGATGTttgttgaccagttaatatttttatcaaaccatattcctaaatatttaaatacttgtacctcttctatgttttctccatagagttttatttggagcttgttttgtactttcctcttcgtaaaatgtatgacttttgtctttccaacagagaatcttaaaccccaagccgtcccccagtcttgaacattatttaccgctttttgaatcttcttttctatatgatttgtatttctacctctcttccacatcactccattatcagcaaacaatgccacctccactaacccttccacttcacaaaaaacttcatttatcatgatggaaaatagtactggacttattatactcccttgtggggtcccattttccacttcgtattctctgctatattcattctctattttttactaataatgttctacttgttaaaaagtcttttatccatctgttcattcttcctctaatcccaatcttatttagtttcatcagcaacccctgtttccacaacatat includes:
- the slirp gene encoding SRA stem-loop-interacting RNA-binding protein, mitochondrial; translated protein: MAAPSKKVYQLFVSKLPWTVTSKEVKEYFGQFGHIKNCALPFDRDTGFHKRFCRVGFSSEEELNNALQKEPHILEGSKLQVQKDQRPFKSMKTQEEFGSE